In a single window of the Methanofollis ethanolicus genome:
- a CDS encoding ribonuclease III family protein translates to MEWTRKQDFLAFLAQQPIGITGVTDEALACYDRAFTHRSYAHEHPCGQLPCPDYERIEFLGDRILNFIVAEYLFSTFNCSEGALSKRMEAVKNEHLGTIVPGTGIGLERLILLGTGQALTTSIIADVFEAFICALYLHVGLDRTREIVLGLVADDILHFDTGENTIGRLQERVQKDHAGDLPEYHVLDRRGPDHAPTFVCAVTVPDLFSAPGTGRSKAEAKKAAAAAALAVLEESEG, encoded by the coding sequence ATGGAATGGACACGAAAACAGGACTTTCTCGCTTTTCTTGCACAACAACCGATCGGCATCACCGGAGTCACCGACGAGGCGCTTGCCTGCTACGACCGGGCCTTCACACACCGCTCGTACGCCCACGAGCACCCCTGCGGCCAGCTCCCCTGCCCCGACTATGAACGCATCGAGTTCCTCGGCGACCGCATCCTCAACTTCATCGTGGCCGAGTACCTCTTCTCCACCTTCAACTGCTCCGAGGGCGCCCTCTCGAAGAGGATGGAGGCGGTGAAAAACGAGCACCTCGGCACGATCGTGCCCGGCACCGGCATCGGGCTTGAGAGGCTGATCCTCCTTGGAACGGGCCAGGCCCTCACGACGTCGATCATCGCCGACGTCTTCGAGGCCTTCATCTGCGCCCTGTACCTCCACGTGGGGCTGGACAGGACGCGGGAGATCGTGCTCGGCCTTGTCGCCGACGACATCCTCCACTTCGACACCGGTGAGAACACCATCGGCAGACTCCAGGAGCGCGTCCAGAAAGACCACGCCGGCGACCTGCCCGAGTACCATGTCCTCGACCGCCGGGGCCCTGACCATGCCCCCACATTTGTCTGTGCGGTCACCGTCCCCGACCTCTTCTCGGCCCCGGGCACCGGCAGGAGCAAGGCCGAAGCGAAGAAGGCTGCTGCTGCTGCTGCTCTGGCGGTCCTTGAGGAGAGTGAGGGGTAG
- a CDS encoding YIP1 family protein, with amino-acid sequence MYDGNSPVKYLSLMKGALLRPAKIFRDVREETDRTILSYGVLIIGLNLVLTFLLWTTGRMPGLQVAAVVASLLLVPLGALWLHLWVYASGGREGMGSTFSLVLVALTPTALLGWIPGLALLGFLWSLVLLFVGLRELHHFSTSRAAAVLLLACGIPLALLVVIAILPGFTAFWPTIWQVTWV; translated from the coding sequence ATGTACGATGGAAACAGTCCAGTAAAATATCTCTCCCTGATGAAGGGGGCGCTTCTCCGCCCGGCAAAAATCTTCAGGGATGTAAGGGAGGAGACTGACAGGACAATTCTCAGTTACGGCGTCCTGATCATAGGCCTCAATCTCGTCCTGACCTTTCTTCTCTGGACGACCGGACGGATGCCGGGTCTTCAGGTGGCGGCGGTGGTCGCATCCCTCCTGCTGGTGCCGCTCGGTGCTCTCTGGCTCCATCTCTGGGTCTACGCCTCCGGCGGGCGGGAGGGGATGGGGAGCACCTTCAGTCTCGTCCTTGTCGCCCTGACCCCCACGGCCCTTCTCGGCTGGATACCCGGTCTCGCCCTGCTCGGTTTCCTGTGGTCTCTTGTCCTCCTCTTCGTGGGACTGCGGGAACTGCATCACTTCTCGACGTCACGGGCGGCCGCCGTCCTCCTCCTCGCCTGCGGCATTCCCCTCGCTCTTCTGGTTGTAATCGCCATACTCCCAGGCTTCACGGCCTTCTGGCCGACGATCTGGCAGGTCACATGGGTCTGA
- a CDS encoding M1 family metallopeptidase — MTRIFTYYPEDFGELPVEVVHMDLTLSVCDDVTDVSSRLHVRVRDRPVSRLDLNARDLEVVAASCEEAAADITYDRDRHVLVFSFDDPVGPGADLHLLTRTRCRPSRTLLEGLYYDETPAGAPPTQITQCQQWGFQRLVPCFDDMTAKCTYTTTIIADERYTNIISNGDALSGRKPMGDGRSVITYDNTTTPMAPYLFFLGVGTYATFSRDFEYPDGRTFALELLAPPGADAAAARASLEVLADGVLWVYLFTGPAQYGHTDLRADLWALCHERDRAKEDGDAGRVSALRADLARKVQDITPGYAYTGTVYREIAMQNSDYGGMENVGNTTITANRIIPSRRITDRAYEYMVRVKVHEYYHNLNGSEVTGRSPFELWLNEAVTVHVENAHFAFLFGEDYARLQSVVDLVDPETGIFALDAGAASMPIEPDGFNDPNELINGVTYVKAPEFVRMIETVMGKEAFARGLDLYHRRFAHGNASRQDWLDAMEEVAGRSFARMAHLWLKQTGYPTVRMAHSYDPASRTCTLTLDQETPAGVEPWEFPCVVALMDRGGREIAGATHLVAGRHEEVVFADVERPAFVAANRGYSFYGKLIDDATPEERHLRARHDPDMIGRFCAFQNLAEAEMVGLLDDPAAVPSPAFSDLYADLLSDDALMAAVGGEFLTIFESVDDPRYAHRYTALHEARRRLQRGIASRHEEALRLLYLRYAGAPADRSPAVVKARQVKNVVLGLLAPLDTPAVHALIREQFERASCTTDRLAAFAAYMDSSAPDRMAVLDIFEEESRADLVSWEMFLAVVAGVTAPECIDLVRRVEASPSFRIEQSNDQRALYGRFVRNRMVSLETPAGREYLARVLGRLAGINEYNTVSALEVFGALDRMEEEHQAPLVAVLLGVMRSVDPAVRPSVYNTVRRLLDGAPRAVARYVAAFGSAPELDALPHRQVANER; from the coding sequence ATGACGCGTATTTTTACCTATTATCCTGAAGATTTCGGGGAACTGCCTGTCGAGGTCGTCCACATGGACCTCACCCTCTCTGTCTGTGACGATGTCACCGACGTCTCTTCGCGCCTGCATGTCCGTGTGCGCGACCGGCCGGTCAGCCGTCTTGACCTGAATGCCCGCGACCTTGAAGTCGTGGCGGCCTCATGCGAGGAGGCCGCGGCCGACATCACCTATGACCGGGACCGTCACGTCCTCGTCTTCTCCTTCGACGACCCTGTCGGACCCGGCGCCGACCTCCACCTCCTCACCCGGACCCGCTGCAGGCCGTCACGGACGCTCCTTGAAGGCCTGTACTACGACGAGACGCCGGCAGGTGCGCCGCCGACCCAGATCACACAGTGCCAGCAGTGGGGTTTCCAGAGACTTGTCCCCTGCTTCGACGACATGACGGCGAAGTGCACCTATACGACGACGATCATCGCCGACGAGCGCTATACAAATATCATCTCCAACGGGGACGCCCTATCCGGGAGGAAGCCGATGGGCGATGGCAGGAGCGTCATCACCTACGACAACACGACGACACCGATGGCGCCGTACCTCTTCTTCCTCGGCGTGGGGACGTACGCTACCTTCTCGCGCGACTTCGAGTATCCGGACGGCCGGACCTTCGCACTCGAACTGCTCGCGCCGCCGGGCGCCGACGCCGCGGCTGCCCGCGCCTCTCTGGAAGTGCTTGCCGACGGCGTTCTCTGGGTCTATCTCTTCACCGGCCCCGCCCAATACGGCCACACCGATCTCCGTGCCGATCTCTGGGCCCTCTGCCACGAACGCGACAGGGCGAAAGAGGACGGGGACGCCGGGCGGGTCTCGGCCCTCCGTGCCGACCTCGCCCGCAAGGTGCAAGATATCACGCCAGGTTACGCCTACACCGGCACGGTCTACCGCGAGATTGCGATGCAGAACTCCGACTACGGCGGCATGGAAAATGTCGGCAACACCACGATCACGGCCAACAGGATCATACCGTCCCGCCGGATCACAGACCGCGCCTACGAATACATGGTGCGGGTGAAGGTCCACGAGTATTACCACAACCTGAACGGTTCCGAGGTCACCGGCAGGAGCCCCTTCGAACTCTGGCTCAACGAGGCGGTGACTGTCCACGTGGAGAACGCGCACTTCGCCTTCCTCTTCGGTGAGGACTATGCCCGCCTCCAGAGCGTCGTCGACCTCGTCGACCCGGAGACCGGGATCTTTGCCCTCGACGCCGGGGCGGCCTCGATGCCGATCGAGCCCGACGGGTTCAACGACCCGAACGAACTGATCAACGGCGTCACCTATGTCAAGGCCCCCGAGTTCGTCAGGATGATCGAGACGGTCATGGGGAAGGAGGCCTTTGCCCGCGGCCTCGACCTCTATCACCGGCGGTTCGCCCACGGCAACGCGTCGAGGCAGGACTGGCTCGATGCGATGGAGGAGGTGGCAGGAAGGAGTTTTGCACGCATGGCCCATCTCTGGCTGAAGCAGACAGGCTATCCTACGGTGCGGATGGCGCACTCCTACGACCCCGCGTCCCGCACCTGCACCCTCACCCTCGACCAGGAGACGCCCGCGGGCGTGGAGCCCTGGGAGTTCCCGTGCGTGGTCGCCCTGATGGACAGGGGGGGCCGGGAGATCGCGGGGGCGACACACCTGGTCGCCGGCCGTCACGAGGAGGTCGTCTTTGCTGACGTGGAGAGGCCGGCCTTCGTCGCGGCAAACCGCGGCTATTCATTCTACGGGAAACTGATTGACGATGCCACGCCGGAAGAACGTCATCTCCGGGCGAGGCATGACCCCGATATGATTGGAAGGTTCTGCGCATTCCAGAACCTTGCAGAGGCAGAGATGGTCGGACTCCTCGACGACCCCGCTGCGGTCCCCTCGCCTGCTTTCTCTGACCTCTATGCCGACCTCCTCTCCGACGACGCCCTGATGGCCGCGGTCGGCGGGGAGTTCCTGACCATCTTCGAGTCGGTCGACGACCCCCGTTATGCACACCGCTACACCGCCCTCCACGAGGCCCGGCGGCGTCTCCAGAGGGGCATCGCCTCCCGGCACGAAGAGGCCCTCCGTCTCCTGTACCTCCGATACGCCGGGGCGCCTGCCGACCGGAGTCCGGCCGTGGTCAAGGCGCGGCAGGTGAAGAATGTGGTCCTCGGCCTCCTCGCCCCCCTCGACACCCCGGCGGTGCACGCCCTGATCAGGGAACAGTTTGAGAGGGCCTCCTGCACCACCGACCGTCTTGCCGCCTTTGCAGCCTATATGGACTCGTCGGCGCCCGACCGGATGGCCGTGCTCGATATCTTCGAGGAAGAATCCCGGGCCGACCTGGTCTCCTGGGAAATGTTCCTTGCCGTCGTCGCCGGCGTCACGGCGCCCGAATGTATCGACCTTGTGCGGCGGGTAGAGGCGTCGCCGTCCTTCAGGATCGAGCAGAGCAATGACCAGAGGGCGCTCTACGGGAGGTTCGTCCGCAACAGGATGGTCTCCCTGGAGACCCCGGCAGGGAGGGAGTATCTTGCCCGGGTGCTTGGACGTCTTGCCGGGATCAACGAGTACAACACGGTCAGCGCCCTGGAGGTCTTCGGCGCCCTTGACAGGATGGAAGAGGAGCACCAGGCCCCCCTTGTCGCCGTCCTTCTCGGGGTCATGCGTTCGGTCGATCCTGCCGTCCGCCCGAGTGTCTATAACACCGTCCGCCGTCTTCTTGACGGTGCGCCGCGGGCCGTGGCGCGGTATGTGGCCGCGTTCGGTTCCGCCCCCGAACTGGATGCCCTGCCGCACCGGCAGGTAGCAAATGAACGATAA
- the speD gene encoding S-adenosylmethionine decarboxylase — translation MLTLNETTNYWDTLSDDEIIKKFNAQGSWGLYTSVDLKNCNPATIRDADKIKQFIVELCDLIDMKRFGEPTVVHFGPCEKVAGYSMMQLIETSLVSGHFANETNAAYLDIFSCKEYGPKQMAEFCKAFFGAESMTTHVLFRD, via the coding sequence ATGCTCACCCTGAACGAGACCACGAACTACTGGGATACTCTCTCAGACGACGAGATCATCAAGAAGTTTAACGCTCAGGGATCCTGGGGTCTGTACACGAGTGTCGACCTGAAGAACTGCAACCCGGCCACCATCAGAGACGCCGACAAGATCAAGCAGTTCATCGTAGAACTCTGCGACCTCATCGACATGAAGCGTTTCGGCGAACCGACCGTCGTCCACTTCGGCCCGTGCGAGAAGGTCGCCGGCTATTCTATGATGCAGCTCATCGAGACCTCCCTTGTCTCCGGTCACTTTGCCAACGAGACCAACGCTGCCTATCTCGATATCTTCTCCTGCAAGGAATACGGCCCCAAGCAGATGGCTGAGTTCTGCAAGGCGTTTTTCGGCGCGGAGTCGATGACCACCCACGTGCTCTTCAGAGACTGA
- a CDS encoding aldehyde dehydrogenase family protein: MKMLIGGAWVDASSERTMDVVNPATWETIERVPLGGPEDGGAAVEAAGEALAGWAGTTSLDRGKVLYRTAGLVRGEVDTLAATLVAEQGKPLREAKDEVRGFAHILEYYAGLASSLVGETLNTQAYGRIIVEKRPLGVCVGIVPWNMPVIIAGWKIGPALLAGNTVVLKPASTTPLTTLAIGDLFCRAGLPAGALNIVTGPGETLGEALVTHHGVRKVSFTGEIGTGRHVAEAAAQTMKYVTLELGGSDPMIVCDDADLEAAAAGAIAGRFYNCGQTCTAVKRLFVFSSVADRFRALLTRKTEEIRVGNGMEAGVRMGPLNNAPGQERMRKVVEDIESEGRVLTGGKVPPGKGFFFEPTVVTGLAPDALPLREEVFGPVLPVVEVESLDEAIVQANSTKYGLGASIWTKSLERAERGCRDLEAGIVWVNQHLKIPPEAPFGGTKGSGIGRENGRAALDRYTEERSILIRT, encoded by the coding sequence ATGAAGATGCTTATCGGCGGCGCATGGGTGGATGCGTCATCAGAGAGGACGATGGACGTCGTGAACCCTGCCACCTGGGAAACGATCGAGAGAGTGCCCCTCGGCGGCCCTGAGGATGGAGGCGCCGCGGTCGAGGCCGCAGGGGAGGCGCTCGCCGGATGGGCCGGCACGACCTCCCTCGACAGGGGGAAGGTGCTCTATCGCACCGCGGGCCTGGTGCGCGGCGAGGTCGACACCCTGGCGGCGACCCTTGTCGCCGAACAGGGCAAGCCCCTGCGCGAGGCAAAGGACGAAGTGCGGGGCTTTGCCCATATCCTGGAGTACTATGCCGGCCTTGCCTCCTCCCTCGTGGGGGAGACGCTGAACACACAGGCGTACGGCCGGATCATCGTCGAAAAAAGACCTCTCGGTGTTTGCGTCGGCATCGTGCCCTGGAACATGCCGGTGATCATCGCGGGCTGGAAGATCGGGCCTGCCCTCCTTGCCGGCAATACCGTCGTACTCAAACCAGCCAGTACCACGCCTCTCACGACCCTCGCCATCGGCGACCTCTTCTGCCGGGCAGGTCTCCCGGCAGGAGCCCTCAACATCGTCACCGGTCCCGGGGAAACCCTCGGCGAGGCGCTGGTCACCCACCACGGCGTCAGAAAGGTCTCCTTCACCGGGGAGATCGGCACGGGCAGGCACGTGGCCGAGGCCGCCGCGCAGACGATGAAGTATGTCACCCTGGAACTCGGCGGGAGCGACCCGATGATCGTCTGCGACGACGCCGACCTTGAAGCAGCGGCCGCAGGGGCGATCGCCGGCCGGTTCTATAACTGCGGGCAGACCTGCACGGCAGTGAAGAGGCTCTTCGTCTTCTCCAGTGTCGCCGACAGGTTCAGGGCCCTCCTCACCAGGAAGACAGAAGAGATCAGGGTCGGGAACGGGATGGAAGCCGGCGTCAGGATGGGACCGCTGAACAATGCCCCCGGCCAGGAGCGGATGCGGAAGGTGGTCGAGGATATCGAGAGCGAGGGCCGGGTCCTCACCGGGGGGAAGGTGCCGCCGGGAAAGGGTTTCTTCTTCGAACCGACCGTGGTCACAGGCCTTGCACCCGACGCCCTCCCCCTCCGCGAGGAAGTCTTCGGGCCCGTCCTCCCGGTCGTCGAGGTGGAGAGCCTCGACGAAGCGATTGTGCAGGCGAACAGCACGAAGTACGGACTCGGGGCATCGATCTGGACAAAGAGCCTGGAGCGGGCCGAGCGGGGCTGCAGGGACCTGGAGGCCGGCATCGTCTGGGTGAACCAGCACCTCAAGATCCCGCCTGAGGCTCCTTTCGGCGGGACGAAGGGGAGTGGTATCGGGCGGGAAAACGGTCGTGCCGCACTGGACAGGTACACCGAGGAAAGATCGATCCTTATCAGGACATAA